From Burkholderia savannae, a single genomic window includes:
- a CDS encoding Hcp family type VI secretion system effector, producing the protein MANALVDYFLQIDGVEGESTDQQYPGLIQIQSWQWAEENSGRWGFGSGGGAGKVEMKDFEFRMVSNKASPKLFLMCATGEHIQNAKLICRKSGKGQQEFLTISFASGLVSSFRTLGNMPISQLGHASGEVDGVLPTDQIRINFAQIEFEYREQRNDGTMGAVIKAGYDLKQNAPI; encoded by the coding sequence ATGGCAAATGCGTTGGTTGATTACTTCTTGCAGATCGATGGCGTCGAGGGCGAGTCGACCGATCAGCAATATCCCGGTCTGATCCAGATTCAGAGCTGGCAGTGGGCGGAAGAGAACTCGGGCCGTTGGGGCTTCGGCAGCGGCGGCGGCGCGGGTAAGGTCGAGATGAAGGACTTCGAGTTCCGCATGGTGTCGAACAAGGCGTCGCCGAAGCTGTTCCTGATGTGTGCGACGGGTGAGCACATCCAGAACGCGAAGCTGATCTGCCGCAAGTCGGGCAAGGGCCAGCAGGAGTTCCTGACGATCTCGTTCGCGAGCGGCCTCGTGTCGTCGTTCCGCACGCTCGGCAACATGCCGATTTCGCAGCTCGGCCACGCGAGCGGCGAAGTCGACGGCGTGCTGCCGACCGACCAGATCCGGATCAACTTCGCCCAGATCGAGTTCGAGTATCGCGAGCAGCGTAACGACGGCACGATGGGCGCAGTGATCAAGGCCGGATACGACCTCAAGCAGAACGCCCCGATCTAA
- the tssF gene encoding type VI secretion system baseplate subunit TssF, producing the protein MNFLDHYNDELRQLRDAGARFSKEHPQVASALGLHPDAVTDPFVERLLEGVAYLSARVQKRLDRECAEFAQQALGRICPLYTAATPAISTFAFHPDLGSPDAFRGNTLPRGSLIAAHLPGRKLPVMFSTARDVTLLPLRLASVECSRSITGLPSLLAQRLASSHAVLRFRFEVEGGASVAELSREDKGFAPLHLSLAGDLPRAYALHRALLADTTAWFALVSTNRGDEVLTLPMSGIRLSGVDDAEALLPEDFGGLPGLRLLREYFAQPTRLLGVYVDALAAIAEKAPSAREFDLFFALRDAPGDLIGDVDASQFRLFATPAINLYSKRFDPVPYDANQPEQWIPVDRMRPAAHHLWALTEVFVCETNGRAHRARSVLETAGYEGQDGSIRYGMRREDALLVDGVRRDRFDPLASHDLVAVSMVDDTLDPDDVATITGRALVADRDWRPTALLDAELQLLDPTAVKRIECLWPASAPRGKPSVDACWEAVSHVGRNPLALRASQQQDVTARIVEQLLLAIDKDDALDRQRLESLRSVMLRSRFVAAGRSTPTALVRATQVEIDIAESLHADRGGWLFGRLLAQALAEAATLNDGIEIAVRLDGDAASTHTNVASRDGRLA; encoded by the coding sequence ATGAATTTTCTCGACCACTACAACGACGAATTGCGCCAGCTGCGCGATGCGGGTGCGCGCTTTTCGAAAGAGCATCCGCAGGTCGCGTCGGCGCTCGGGCTGCATCCGGATGCGGTCACCGATCCGTTCGTCGAGCGGCTGCTCGAGGGCGTCGCGTATCTGTCGGCGCGCGTGCAGAAGCGGCTCGACCGCGAATGCGCGGAGTTCGCGCAACAGGCGCTCGGGCGCATTTGCCCGCTCTACACGGCGGCCACGCCTGCGATCTCGACGTTCGCGTTCCATCCGGATCTCGGCTCGCCCGACGCGTTTCGAGGCAACACGCTGCCGCGCGGCTCGCTCATCGCCGCTCATTTGCCGGGCCGCAAGCTGCCCGTGATGTTCTCGACCGCGCGCGACGTCACGCTGTTGCCGCTGCGCCTCGCGTCGGTCGAGTGCAGCCGCAGCATCACCGGGCTGCCGTCGCTGCTCGCACAGCGGCTCGCGTCGTCGCATGCGGTGCTGCGCTTCAGGTTCGAAGTGGAGGGCGGCGCGTCGGTCGCGGAGCTGTCGCGTGAGGACAAGGGATTCGCGCCGTTGCATCTGAGCCTTGCGGGCGACCTGCCGCGCGCGTACGCGCTGCATCGCGCGCTGCTTGCCGACACGACCGCGTGGTTCGCGCTCGTGTCGACTAATCGCGGCGACGAGGTGCTGACGCTGCCGATGTCGGGCATTCGGTTGTCCGGCGTAGACGATGCGGAGGCGCTGTTGCCGGAAGACTTCGGCGGCTTGCCGGGGCTGCGGCTGTTGCGCGAATACTTCGCGCAGCCGACGCGCCTGCTCGGCGTCTACGTCGATGCGCTCGCGGCGATTGCGGAGAAAGCGCCGTCGGCGCGCGAGTTCGATCTGTTCTTCGCATTGCGCGATGCGCCGGGCGATTTGATCGGCGACGTGGACGCGAGCCAGTTTCGCCTCTTCGCGACGCCGGCGATCAATCTGTATTCCAAACGTTTCGATCCGGTGCCGTACGACGCGAATCAGCCGGAGCAGTGGATTCCGGTCGACCGGATGCGGCCCGCCGCTCATCACCTGTGGGCGCTGACCGAGGTGTTCGTGTGCGAGACCAATGGTCGCGCGCATCGCGCTCGCTCGGTGCTCGAGACGGCGGGCTACGAAGGGCAGGACGGCTCGATTCGCTACGGCATGCGGCGCGAGGATGCGTTGCTCGTCGACGGCGTGCGGCGTGATCGGTTCGATCCGCTCGCAAGCCACGATCTGGTCGCGGTCTCGATGGTCGACGACACGCTCGATCCGGACGATGTCGCGACGATCACGGGCCGCGCGCTCGTTGCCGATCGCGACTGGCGACCGACCGCGCTGCTCGACGCCGAACTGCAACTGCTCGATCCGACGGCGGTGAAGCGCATCGAGTGTCTGTGGCCGGCGAGCGCGCCGCGCGGCAAGCCGAGCGTCGACGCGTGCTGGGAGGCCGTGTCGCACGTGGGCCGCAATCCGCTCGCGCTGCGCGCGTCGCAACAGCAGGACGTGACGGCGCGCATCGTCGAGCAATTGCTGCTCGCGATCGACAAGGACGACGCACTCGACCGCCAGCGGCTCGAGAGTTTGCGCTCGGTCATGCTGCGCTCGCGCTTCGTCGCGGCGGGCCGCTCGACGCCGACCGCGCTCGTGCGCGCGACGCAGGTCGAGATCGACATCGCCGAATCGCTGCACGCGGATCGCGGCGGCTGGCTGTTCGGGCGTCTGCTCGCGCAGGCGCTTGCCGAAGCCGCGACGCTCAACGACGGCATCGAGATCGCCGTGCGCCTCGACGGCGATGCGGCGAGCACGCACACGAACGTGGCGTCGCGCGACGGGAGGCTCGCATGA
- the tssB gene encoding type VI secretion system contractile sheath small subunit: protein MVRQKDGQKFIGESRAPRVQIEYDVEVYGSQKKVELPFVAGVMADLSGDNVEPLGPVEDRRFQEIDVENFDERMAQIAPSLSYHVKNVLTNDGTLIPIDLTFTSMESFEPADVVKRIPELSTLLEARSRLKELLTYMDGKAAAEDVIQELLKSPQWANEAEATEQSGGNGEGDGQQPEEGAK from the coding sequence ATGGTTCGACAAAAGGATGGACAGAAATTCATCGGGGAGAGTCGTGCGCCCCGTGTGCAGATTGAATACGACGTCGAGGTTTACGGGTCGCAAAAGAAGGTCGAGTTGCCGTTCGTCGCGGGCGTGATGGCGGACCTGTCGGGCGACAACGTCGAGCCGCTCGGCCCCGTCGAGGATCGGCGCTTCCAGGAGATTGACGTCGAGAACTTCGACGAGCGCATGGCGCAGATCGCGCCGTCGCTCAGCTATCACGTGAAGAACGTGCTGACCAACGACGGCACGCTGATTCCGATCGATCTGACGTTCACGTCGATGGAATCCTTCGAGCCCGCGGACGTCGTCAAGCGCATTCCCGAGCTGTCGACGCTGCTCGAGGCACGCAGTCGCCTGAAGGAGCTCTTGACCTACATGGACGGCAAGGCCGCGGCGGAAGACGTGATTCAGGAGTTGCTGAAGAGCCCGCAGTGGGCGAACGAGGCCGAGGCGACGGAGCAATCCGGCGGCAACGGCGAAGGCGACGGCCAACAACCGGAAGAGGGTGCGAAATGA
- a CDS encoding type VI secretion system protein TssA: protein MNDVALPGQSPDLLDFDEDFIKIDAAICEYDSVGYAPQRKGEGAFQWVSVETGCLALLKKAKDVRVAIWHLRACIARRGLSGLADGTRLLADLMSAPVEELHPRALPDESPGETLLIHLGWLAGSQFLHQLGSSRFEDRDATLNDLIGGRAASIVEDPDYRIRANTLVHDIQDSLSRIRESIAAVEQELNVARALELLSVASSRLVQAHSEADEVNKTNAAGTESVDSTPGGAPAPDTRQPSAGPGGALRSRQEVGAALERIVEYFRLHEPSHPAPIFLSRIQRMLGAGFEEVMAELYPEAASLVAQLNRPQSSIK from the coding sequence ATGAACGACGTTGCACTACCGGGCCAGTCGCCGGACTTGCTGGATTTCGACGAAGATTTTATCAAAATCGACGCAGCCATCTGCGAATACGATTCCGTCGGCTACGCGCCTCAGCGCAAGGGAGAGGGCGCGTTCCAGTGGGTCTCCGTCGAAACCGGATGTCTCGCCCTATTGAAAAAGGCGAAAGACGTGCGGGTCGCTATTTGGCATCTGCGCGCGTGCATCGCGCGGCGCGGCTTGAGCGGACTCGCCGACGGCACGCGATTGCTGGCCGATTTGATGAGCGCACCCGTCGAGGAATTGCATCCTCGCGCGTTGCCTGACGAGTCGCCCGGCGAAACCCTTTTGATTCATCTTGGCTGGCTTGCTGGTTCGCAGTTCCTGCATCAGCTCGGCAGTTCCCGGTTCGAAGACCGCGACGCAACGCTCAACGATCTGATCGGCGGGCGGGCGGCTTCGATCGTGGAGGATCCTGATTATCGCATTAGAGCGAATACTCTTGTACATGACATTCAGGATTCCTTATCGAGAATCAGGGAATCGATAGCTGCGGTGGAGCAGGAGCTCAACGTCGCACGCGCGCTCGAACTGTTGAGCGTCGCGTCGTCGCGGCTCGTGCAGGCGCATTCGGAGGCGGACGAGGTGAACAAGACGAACGCCGCAGGTACGGAGTCGGTGGACTCGACGCCCGGTGGCGCGCCTGCGCCCGATACGCGGCAACCGTCCGCCGGGCCGGGCGGCGCGCTGAGGTCGAGGCAGGAAGTCGGTGCGGCGCTCGAGCGAATCGTCGAGTACTTCCGCTTGCACGAGCCGAGCCATCCGGCGCCGATCTTCCTGTCGCGGATTCAAAGAATGCTAGGGGCGGGTTTCGAGGAGGTGATGGCGGAGCTCTATCCCGAGGCGGCGTCTCTCGTGGCCCAGCTGAACCGGCCGCAGAGCTCTATCAAGTAA
- the tssC gene encoding type VI secretion system contractile sheath large subunit, producing the protein MQQLESSAEKVVVDQNNVNEDLKDILRRSFRPRTNEAAEAVQNAVETLLTYARRSRVVVREDVAQTIEQLVAELDKKISEQLTLVLHNKRFQNLEGAWRGLHYLVSNTDTSENLKIRYLNISKADLGKTLRRFKGVVWDQSPIFKMIYEQEYGQFGGEPFGCLIGDFYFDHSMQDVSILTEMSKISAAAHAPFIAAAAPGLLQMDDWSELSNPRDVSKIFTATEYAFWRRLRESNDSRYLALTLPRFLARVPYGPKTQPVEEFGFEEKVDPNRAEDFCWANSAYAMGANITRAFKTYGWCTKIRGVESGGAVEVLPKFVLPSQDREVDLHCPTEIAISDRREHELSESGLMPLVYRKNSDTAAFIGAKTVHRPAIYEDDDATANSNLSSRLPYIFATCRFAHYLKCIVRDKIGSFKSAEDTQRWLNDWLMNYVDGDPSISSEVTKSQRPLSAAEVVVDEIPENPGYYRAQFFLRPHFQLEGLTVSLRLVSKLPSTKHEVTT; encoded by the coding sequence ATGCAGCAGCTTGAATCGTCTGCCGAGAAGGTAGTCGTCGATCAGAACAACGTCAACGAAGATCTGAAGGACATCCTGCGCCGCTCGTTCCGGCCGCGCACCAACGAGGCCGCGGAGGCGGTGCAGAACGCCGTCGAAACGCTGCTCACGTATGCGCGGCGCAGCCGGGTCGTGGTTCGCGAGGACGTCGCGCAGACGATCGAGCAGCTGGTCGCCGAGCTGGACAAGAAGATCTCCGAGCAACTGACGCTTGTGCTGCACAACAAGCGCTTCCAGAATCTCGAAGGCGCGTGGCGCGGATTGCACTATCTCGTATCGAACACCGACACGAGCGAGAACCTGAAGATCCGCTACCTGAACATCTCGAAAGCGGATCTCGGCAAGACGTTGCGGCGCTTCAAGGGCGTCGTGTGGGACCAGAGTCCGATTTTCAAGATGATCTACGAGCAGGAATACGGCCAGTTCGGCGGCGAGCCGTTCGGCTGCCTGATCGGTGATTTCTATTTCGACCACAGCATGCAGGACGTGTCGATCCTGACCGAGATGTCGAAGATCTCGGCGGCCGCGCACGCGCCGTTCATCGCGGCCGCCGCGCCGGGCCTGCTGCAGATGGACGACTGGAGCGAGCTGTCGAATCCGCGCGACGTGTCGAAGATTTTCACCGCGACCGAATATGCGTTCTGGCGCCGCCTGCGCGAGAGCAACGACTCGCGCTATCTCGCGCTCACGCTGCCGCGCTTCCTTGCTCGCGTGCCGTACGGCCCGAAGACGCAGCCCGTCGAGGAGTTCGGTTTCGAGGAGAAGGTCGACCCGAACCGCGCCGAGGATTTCTGCTGGGCGAATTCCGCGTACGCGATGGGTGCGAACATCACGCGCGCGTTCAAGACATACGGCTGGTGCACGAAGATTCGCGGCGTCGAGTCGGGCGGCGCGGTCGAGGTGCTGCCGAAGTTCGTGCTGCCTTCGCAGGATCGCGAAGTCGACCTGCACTGCCCGACGGAAATCGCGATCTCGGACCGGCGCGAGCACGAGCTGTCCGAATCGGGCCTGATGCCGCTCGTGTACCGGAAGAATTCGGATACCGCGGCGTTCATCGGTGCGAAGACCGTCCATCGTCCGGCGATCTACGAGGACGACGACGCGACCGCGAACTCGAACCTGTCGTCGCGCCTGCCGTACATCTTCGCGACGTGCCGTTTCGCGCACTACCTGAAGTGCATCGTTCGCGACAAGATCGGTTCGTTCAAGTCGGCCGAGGATACGCAGCGCTGGCTGAACGACTGGCTGATGAACTATGTGGACGGCGATCCGAGCATCTCGAGCGAGGTCACGAAATCGCAGCGTCCGCTGTCGGCGGCGGAAGTGGTCGTCGACGAGATTCCGGAAAACCCCGGCTACTATCGCGCGCAGTTTTTCCTGCGCCCCCATTTCCAACTGGAGGGTTTGACCGTTTCTCTCCGGCTGGTTTCGAAACTTCCGTCGACCAAGCACGAGGTGACGACCTGA
- a CDS encoding GPW/gp25 family protein produces the protein MSDLQLYNKLSRRIRRHSLQEVVADHLVDLMNYAIRGARMRIADDSPAAHSVLNFGCPPMQAAGATKINPAHAAAHICEVIRRFEPRVDSASTTVKPRTESHRRLPQTIYFDVSMKAREDGAELRASLALDYLSGYFSLADDR, from the coding sequence GTGAGCGATCTTCAACTCTACAACAAGCTGTCCAGACGGATTCGTCGTCATTCGCTTCAAGAGGTCGTCGCGGATCACTTGGTCGACCTGATGAATTATGCGATTCGCGGCGCGCGCATGCGCATCGCCGACGACAGTCCGGCAGCGCATTCGGTGCTGAACTTCGGCTGTCCGCCGATGCAGGCGGCCGGCGCGACGAAGATCAATCCCGCGCATGCGGCCGCGCACATCTGCGAGGTGATTCGTCGCTTCGAGCCGCGCGTCGATTCCGCCAGCACGACGGTCAAGCCTCGGACCGAGAGCCACAGGCGCTTGCCGCAGACGATCTACTTCGACGTGTCGATGAAGGCGCGCGAAGACGGAGCCGAGCTCAGGGCGAGCCTCGCGCTCGATTACCTGAGCGGGTATTTCAGCCTAGCGGATGACCGGTGA